The segment GCGACGGGCGCAGGCCAAGGACCTTGGCGATTTCCCGAGCGACGGAGGGCTTTTCTGCGATGATTAGGGTTTTGCTCATGTGTGTTACCGTGGCGGGCAACATAGCAGCCCCGGGCCATGGGGGGAAGCCCCCGCTTCGTTGACAAACCTGTATTGGTTCTTACTTGATTTATGCCCGGTTGCCGGAGCATCCCGGTCGTTCTACCTCCTCAGAATGCACTTGGTTTCTGCCTCATCAACCGTCAGCCGGGCTCTGTTCTTGTAGGCCACTGAAAATGAACATCTGCTTTGTTGCTGTGCAAAAAAAGGCGCAACGTACGGGAAGTACGCTGGGCCCTTTCTTTTTACTGGCGCTTTGCATGTGCACATTTTTGAATGGCCTGATGTGCACCTTAATGTTCTCCCCTGATTTTCCTGGTCTGGAATTTAAGCCATGAACGGATTGTGTGGCCAGTTCACTTCTTCAGGCATCCACGGAAACCCCTGCTGCATCGGCAGATCGCGCAGGGCCTGACGATAGTCCAGCCATGCCTGGCGGGCGGCATCGTCGGCATGGGGATAGTCGGGCAAAGTCGTGGCGTCGCAGGCGCCCAAGCGAAAGTTGCGCTCGCTACGTACGGCCAGCGCCCAGGCATCCACGTCCAAGGTCCAGTTCCTGCTGACTTCGTCCCAGACCTCATAGTCCTGCGCTGCGGAGTCGGTCAGTCCCTGGGGCAGCGGCCCTAAATCCTCGATGGTCAGGGCCTCCCCCGTGGCCGTCCGGTAATGGGTTTCTCCCCGGTGATCCTCCATGATCTCCCAGCCGTTATCTGTCCAGACGGGCACGAATCCTTCGTTCGTCTCGGGCGGTGCCGTTTCCGTAGCTCCTTCGGGCAGCAGATACACGGGCTGTCCGGCCTGCTCAGTCTCCAAAGGATCGATGGGTGGGGTGTCCGTGCTCAAATATTCCCCGGTCTCGGGGTGATAGCTATGGATATCCATACAAAGGCTCCTCTTTAGGATGTTTATCGTCCTCACGCGCAAAACACTCGGAAGCGTTTAGATGTAAGGCGCAAAAGAAGTTTAAGGTTGATGCGTATTTGGGCATACGTGAGAGCTTAAACTTCTTGCAGTAACGCTGCAGATAAGTGCTTTTGGGCGTTTTGCTAGTATTTGATGAGGTAGATGAGGGCAATATTCCGAGGCCGGGTCTCGCTGCCGCCGCTGCTGCCCGACGTGATGGACGTGGCCCCACTGCTGGTCATGTAGATCAGACCTCGGCCACTGCCTTCGCTTATGGCATTGGGAATGCTGGCGGCGTGGGTGTGACTTTTATAGGCTTGCGCCTGGGTGCTGCCGACGGTGCGACCGGAGTCCACGCCGCGGTTATGGTCCCAACCGCGTAGGAACTCGCCACGCAGGTCTGGAAGTTTGAAGGTGCCCGTACCTGAGCCGAAGGTGGTCCCGATAACGGCATAGAGATCAGCGTAGGTGCTGGTGGACAGGCTTGCACCGTTGCATTCCAGCCAGCCGTCGGGGCGAGTGCTGGATGCCATGGCCACTACGGTGCCAGCGGGGATGGATGGTGGCGTTTCTGTCAGCGCTGCGATGGCAGCGCTTGTCAGGGCCGGGGTCATCCATGTTTCATCGTCCATGCCGGCCTCGGCCTGGATTGTGGATGCCTTGGCGGTGGTATCAAGCTTGCCGCTGATCGCAGCCATCAGGCCCATTGGAGTCACGGCCTTGGTGTCGATTGCGGGGTCCTGAGCCTGGGCTTCGGTAGCAAGAAGAACAAGCCCGGGTAGGTCATGCGCTGCTGCCCCATCGAGGGCGATGTTTTGTCCATTCAGGGCGTGGGTTTGGATATCTCCCCATCGTTTTGTATCCTTGCCCAAAGCGCTGTCGCCGTCTGCCGCCGGGCAGAGTCGTTTTGTAGCCATAGTATCAGCTCCCGTATTGATAAGTCATGTAATGTTGCGCTTTGTGCCGCTGATCAGCCAACAAAAATCACGTCACCATCCATGTCCTGATCGAACAGAGGGCTCACATCCAGGGTCAGGCGCGTCCAGATCTCGGAACCGGAACCCGGCTCCTGCCCCTGGACCGGGCTGATGGCGCGATAGGTGTGCCCATCCGGTCCGGCCACCACGTCAGGGAAATCATAATTTATAGTCGGATCATAGGCAGAGGCTGCTGCGCCGAAGGCGGCACTGGCCGCGCTGGTGGCCAGTTGGGCACTGGCTGCTGCACTGCTTTCCGCGGCGGCAGCGGCTTCGGACAGGGCGGCCGCATTGACCGCAGCGGTGGCGGCATTGAGGGCGTCCTCGGCGGCTACCGAGGCCGATGTGTTTGCGTGGGCTTCAGAGATGAGCGCCGAGTCGCGTGCTGCCAGCGCCGAGTCCCGGACCGCGAACAGGTCCTCGGGATTGATATCGGTCTCCGGGGTCGGGGCTGCAACGGGCAGCTTGATGCAACGCCCGAGCTCCTCCTTGAGTTGCAGGCAGATGCGGGTCAGCTTGTCATCTGCTTTTTCGATTTCCGTGGTGTCGATGGCGTCGAGGTTGTTCCAGGCTTTTTCCTGAGTGATGGCAACGTCACTGTAGATGGTCAGGGTGTGTCCCTCGGGCAGTGGCGTCCCGGACAGGGGATAAACGAGTGTGCCCGACAAGCCGGTCCCGGCCCCTTCAAGGCTGTAGTCGGTACCCAGCGTCAGAGGCGTGTCCAGATATCCTGAATCCGTTGCCGCTGCGAGGCTGCGCACCACGGCCCGAACATGCTCATCATGGGCGAAGACAAAAAGTGTGGGAAAACGGGTGGCCTGTGAATTGCCCTCATAGCGAATCTTGGTTGTCGTGGATTCGACAGTCATTGTCGGCCTCCTGGGTTGTGCGGAATCGACGTTTCCTGGCTTGGAAGCGCTGGGGTTATAGCACAAACCGGGTGGCTGGTGATGTCAGATGTGCATTGGCAACGAACCGGGGCGGTCCAGTCAAATGGAGAAGGAAAGTCAGGATGCGGTAAGCGCGGCGAGAACTGCTTCCAATTCACGCAGATCCACGGGCTTGGCGATGTAGCCGTTCATGCCGGCAGCCAGGAAGACATTCTTGTCCTTGTTCATGGCGTGGGCGGTCATGGCGATGATGGGGATGTTCTTGTAGGGCTTGTTCGATTGGCGGATGGTGCGGGTGGCCGTTAGGCCGTCCATCTCCGGCATCTGAACGTCCATGAGCACACAGTCGTACTGAGTCTTATCCAGTTGCTCCAGGGCAAGGCGTCCGTTGCTGGCACAGGTTACATGGTGTCCATGGCGAGACAGGAACACTTGCGCAGCCATCTGGTTCACCATCTCGTCTTCCACCAGCAGGATGCGCAACCTGCTCATCTGTTCGGGAATCAGAGCTGGGTGCTCTGTTTTCTGCGGGGTTTGGAGTCGCCCGAACGGTAACACGAAATGCATGCAGGTTCCTTGCCCCACTTCGCTTTCCACGGACAGCGCACCATCCATGTGCGAAATGAGCTTGCGCACGATGCCCAGACCAAGTCCGGTGCCGGAAAAACGCCGGGTGTAGGCGCCATCGGCTTGGGTAAAGGCCTCGAAGATACGGAGCATCTGGTCCTCGGGGATGCCAATCCCCGTGTCCTCGATGGAGAAGAGCAGGCGGAGGCCCTCGTCCTTGCGCGTATATGGAAGGGTTTGCAAGTAGACGTCCACGCGACCACTTTCGGTAAACTTGACCGCATTGCCCACGAGGTTGAACAGAATCTGCCGCAGTCGCCCTTCGTCACCGATCAACCTGGCGGGCACGTCGTCGCCGATATGGAGCTCCATGTGCAGGCCTTTTCCTCTGGCCTGCACGGTGAAGTTGTTCATCACCATATCCAGGGAAGCGTGCAGGTTAAAGGAGTCGTGGGCGATGTCCACAAGTCCGGCTTCCATTTTTGAGAAATCGAGGACGTCGTTGATGATGGCCATCAGGCTGCGTCCTGTCGCCAGGCCGGTATTGACGTATTCGGTTTGTTCGGCGTCGAGTTCGGTGGTCTGGATGAGCTGGAGCATACCGAAAATGCCATTCAAGGGGGTGCGCAGTTCGTGGCTCATGTTGGCCAGGAATTCGCTTTTGGCCTTGGTGGCGTTTTCAGCGGTTTCCTTGGCCAGTTGCAGATCCTCCTGTACTCGCTTCAATTCGGTGATGTCCGTGTGCGCTCCGATGATGCGCAAGGGGGCGCCGTTATCATCGCGTTCCACGATGCTGCCGCGCGAATAGATCCATCTCCAGAAACCGTCCTTGGAGCGGAGTCTGAATTCGGAAACATATTCGGGGATGCTACCCTGTATATAGTTCCAGAGCTTACGGTCCCGAGGCTCAAGGTCTTCGGGATGGAGGTTTGTATCCTCAAGGCAGGCTTCAGGTTCGATTTCGCCTTCCGAATATCCAAGAATATCAAGGATCTTTGGACTGGTGTGGATTACATTTGCACGGATATCGTAGCTCCAGATGCTGTCATTGGTGGCATCCAGAGTCAGTTGGAGTTCTTGTCGGCTTTTGGTCAGTGCCTGTTCCTGCTCAAGCTTAGCGGTGATGTCGCGACCAGTGCCCACGGTGCCGATCAGGTTGCCTTCACGGTCATGGAGCGGTGATTTCTGGACATCCAGGGCTAGGTATTTGCCCTGGACAAGACCATCTTCCACAAAACGTCCGGGCTTGTTGGCCTTGAGGACGACTTCATCGCTATCGAAGCAGAGTTCCCCAAAGGTGTGCTGCTCTCCCATTTCGCGTTGACGCAGGGCAAAGAAGACATCTGTTTTTCCCAGGGGTGGGATGTCATCGCAGTGCAGCAGGCCTTCACGCATGGCTTTGTTGGCGAAGAGATAGATTCCCTTGGTGTCCTTGGCCCAAAGCATATCCATCATGTTGTCGGTCATGGCGGTCAGGAGCAGGCGGAATTCCTCCAGTTCGGCCTTGGCCTGTTTGCTTTCGGTGATGTCCTGGAACATGACCAGGCGATGGTTCGACTCGGGAATGAGTTTGACGTTGATTTGAATCGGTACGTAGCTACCATCCTTGTGCTGGTAGCGGCGTTCAAGGGTCAGCGAGTCGCGGATCATGGATTGGCGGAGGACTTCCTGAGGCGAAATCACTTTCATATCCTCGGGGTGGATCATGGACTCGGTGCGCATGGTGACAAGTTCTTCGTGGCTGTAGCCAAGAATGTTGGAAGCGGCCTTGTTGGAGTCGATAATCGCCGTGTCCTCGTCCACTACAAGGATGCCCAATGCTGCATCTTCGAACAATCGCCTGAAGCGTTCTTCGCTTCGTTTGAGGGCGTCTTCAGCTTTTTTGCGGTCGCGGATGTCGCGTGAAATGCCTAGCCAGCCGATTCGGTTGCCGTTTTCATCCAGTTGCGGTTTGGCCAGCACCTCGAACCAGACCGTGGAACCATTTTTGTGATAATGCTCGATTTCCATACGAGTGGTAAACTCAAGGTCGCCCTGTTCCATGGCGGCTTTCTGAAGTTGGAATGCCTTTTGGACTTCCCTGGCCGAGGGCAGGGTCAAGGTTCCGATGATGGGGCGGCCCAGTGCCTCTTCCGGGGCAAAGCCAAGGATGCGGGTGACCGATGGGCTGACATAGGTGTAGCGGTTCCGGTTATCCGTGGTCCAGATGATGTCTGCCGTGTTTTCGGCGAGCAGGCGGTATTTGCGTTCGCTCTCTTGAAGATCCTTTCGGGACTGTGCCTCGACCGTGACATCATGCATGATGCAGTGGGTCTGACGGAAGGTGCCGTCCGGGTTGTGGCCGATACGCCCTTCGAAGGACATGGTGATGATTCGGCCATTCTTGCGAATCATTTCGAATTCAACGCCGTGTACCTCACCCGCTTCCTTGAAGCAGGGGAACCGTTCTCTTGCCAGTTGTTGGGATTTCGGGGTCATGAATGAGCCGAACCATTGACCCACTACCTCATCGCGAGTGTAGCCCATAACATCAAGCCAGGCCTGGTTGACTTCCAGGAATCGGCCTTCTGCATTCAGGGATTGATACCCCAGAGGGGCATTCTTGAAGAGATGTTCGAAGTAGGCCTCATCATTGCCTTGGGACTCAAGGTGATGGACCTGAGCCTGCAGGGCGGAAACCTGATCACGCAGCGCGTCGAGTTCCTGCTGCAATTGCTTTTCGGTCTTTTTTGTCGTGTTGCTCATTGTCCGCCAGCGATAGGTAATGATGTGCACAAAAAACGTAGCATAACTTGCCTTGGCAGGAAACAGAGAGAAGCATGAAAAGGCTGGAATGGGGAATAACAAAGGGGCCTAAACCCCTTTGTTATTCAATGGATGAGTTCGCAGTTACAGGATGTTCCAGGGGGCGTCAGTATCGACATTGACGATATTCTCTTCCCGGGACAGATGGTTCCAGAACGGGGTGGGCTGCTTGCCTGAGGATGCGTTCCTGTTGATGGAATCTTCCGGAAGGAAGCATTCGCTCTCGATGCATGAAAAGCACGGAGCGGGATAATCCATATTAGCCATGTGGCCTCCGCTTGATAATCGTTTTCAGTGTTAATAGGTAAGAATGGTATAAGACTTGGCAAGAGGGCGGTCCGAAAAAAGCCCCACACTACTGTGTGGGGCTTTTGAAAGGACGGGGGCAGGGCGGGCTAATCGCCGAGCATCTGCTCAATGAACTGGTTGGCCTCATTGATGGAAACTTCCATGGTCTTGACCAGGGAGGCCACGTCGCGTTCCACGGTGTCCAGTTCGTTCTTGATGGAGGCGATGGCCCGGGCGTTCAGGTTGTGTTTCAGAAACAGCACCTGATCATGCAGGGTGCTGAGCACCGGGTGCATGGATTTTTCCGCCTTGCGCATGGCGCTCAAGAGTTTTTTATATTCGCGTTTGGTTCGGGTTAGTTGGCTGGCGCTTTGCTGCCTGAGCTTGGCGCTGGAGTATTGATTCAGCTCGGCCTGCCATTCCTCGAACAGGGCTTCGGCCACATCCTGGACCTTGGCAATGCGTGTGCTGACGTTCTGGGCCTTGTCGTCGCAGTCCTCGTAGGTGCTGTTCAGGCGTTCGTATGTTTCCTGCAATTCTCCGCCATCGACTTTGACGACGCTTTGAAAGCGTTCCAGAGCGTTGGCAAATTCCTCTTTGGCCTCGGCCTGTGAATCGCGGGCGTCTTCCACACGGTCCACCAGGATGTCACGCTTGTGAATCCCCACTTTTTCCATGGCGCCATAGTAGGCCTTCTGGCAGGCAACGAGGGTCAACAGGCAGAGCAGGAGGGGGATTACTCGGACGACAGGTCTCATGATGCTAATCCTTTGAGTTGATGTGAACAGATGTATGCAAGGAAGAATAGTTGCTTGCTGGCATTCTGCCAACCCTTGATTGAGGGCGATGGTCTGTCAGGGGTAAAGGGCTTGATGCTGAAACCTGAGACCCAGGCAAGCAAAAGCCCCTTCGGATTGCTCCGAAGAGCGCCCGGTGGCGGAATGAAGGATTTGACTCGGGCCGTCCTGGCCCTCGCCCTGCGGGCGCAAGATCGCTCTCCTGCGAATTTGTGACTCGGGCCGTCCTGGCCTTCGCCCTGCGGGTGGTACGCTTCGCTGCCCCGTCCTCCATCGCAGTCCTGCGATGGAGTGAACCCCAAGAGTCGATTGGAGCTTGAAGCCTGGACACGGAAAAGCCCCTTCGGATTGCTCCGAAGGGGCTGTGCTTTGCGTGGCGTCCCCAGGGGGATTTGAACCCCCGTCGCTAGCGTGAAAGGCTAGTGTCCTGGGCCAGGCTAGACGATGGGGACGCTTTAAGTGGCTGGTGGTTGTACGTTCTTCAAAACAAACAGTCCGCCAGCAGGAAAACGGTGCTTACAGGCTCCCCTCTCGGGTGTCAAGGTCGTTGGCATCATCTGGTCGCATACTTAGTGCTTGGGCTTATACTGGTTTGGCGTTGGTTTCGCTTTCCCCTGAACTACTTGGGAGAGATGCTAATGATTTAAAACTTTTTGTTGCCTGTGTTCTGGGAGGAAAGGGCGTGACAGACCAGTCTGATATGGGGCGTGATAAGAGGCCGATGACCATACCCGAGGAGTTGTCACGACGGATTCATATTGCCGCTCCTGCAATTTTGTGATCCTGGCCCTCTACCCTGTGGGCGGTGCGCCTCGCTATCCAGTCCGTCATCGTTGTCCTGCGATGGAGTGACCTCCACCAAGGAGGCTGGAATCTGAAACTCGGGCAAGCAAAAGCCCCTTCGGATTGCTCCGAAGGGGCTGTACTCTGCGTGGCGTCCCCAGGGGGATTTGAACCCCCGTCGCTAGCGTGAAAGGCTAGTGTCCTGGGCCAGGCTAGACGATGGGGACGCTCTGAGTGGCTGGCGGACAAGGACTCGAACCTTGACTACTGGAACCAGAACCCAGCGTCCTGCCAATTAGACGATCCGCCACCAGGAAGACGGTGTTTACAGGCTCCCCTTTCGGGTGTCAAGCCTGCAATGCAATTTTTTTATACGCTGGCTGCTGCGAGGCGACGCGAACGTTTCTTCAGGCGGTTGATCTTCTTGCGGAGGATCTCGCGCTGGGTGCGGTCCGTGGTGCTGGTCTTCTTCTCGCGCAGGCTGGCGATGTCTTTCTTGACGATAACGATCTGCTCTTTGAAGGGATTCTTGGGCTCTTCCTCTTCCTCGATGCCAAGGACTTCCTTGATGGCAGGAAGGAGTTCTTCCTTGGACATGCCAGAAGCACCGGTGATCTGGGTGATCTTTTCGATGCAGAGCTCGCGGAGCTCTTTCTGGGTCATCTTGTCGAGGTCTTTCTTCAGCTCAAGGCTTTCAAGGGTGAGTTCTTCGCTCATGTGTATATCCTCCTTAGGAATGATCAGAATTTGAGGGCGGTGTGTCGCGCCCCTTGCGGGCTTGTTCCCGCCGGGCGAAATATTCGACATACGCCCTGTAACACTTCGCCATCGGGGAATCCGGGTCCAGTTTCCCCACGAGCCCCCCCAGTTGTTCCGGCTTTTGCGGTTCAAGGGGGTGCGCCTGCCGGGTGTTCTCCGGTAGTGCGTCAAGTGAAACGTGGTCTCCTATCAGGTCTACATGGACCTTGTCAAAGAAATTCATCCCGAGGAAGGTGTTGACCTGTTCCAGGATGGCAGGGCTGTAGTGGACAAGCTCCTGCATCAGCATGTGGTCTTCCACGCCGATCAGCAGGGTTGTTTTGCGATGCCCCAACGGACGAGCGACCTCGGCAATGTGGTCACCCACCACCTCTTCCCAGTGTTTCCACAGTCGGGTTAGATGATAATGAGTGCCCTCGCCGTCCTTGTCCTGCAGGAGCTTGGTGAGTGCGGAAGAGAATCTTTTCATGCGTTTCATGGGGCAACCTGCTGCGCAGTAGCGTATCCGTACATCAAAACCACAGACCGTGTCCGCTGGCAAGGTGTATTAAGGGTTTGGGCAGGGGCTTGCCAAGGCCTGATGAAATGTATATAAAGATATCTCAATATATGGATGAAAGAATATGAGCGAAGCAACAATACTCCATTTTTCCAAGGCGCTGGCTGATGCCACACGCTTGCGACTGGCCCGGATTCTCATGGATCATGAGCTGTCTGTGGGTGAGATTGTCGCGGTGCTCGGCTTGTCGCAGCCTCGTATATCGCGGCATCTGAAGATCATGGCCGAGGCTGGATTGCTCGTGTCTCGTCGCGATGGACAATGGGTTTTTTACGGTGCTGCCGAGTCGGGCGAGGGGCGCGATTATCTGGATGCCGTGGGGCCGTTCCTGAGCCGCGATGACGACTTGGGCAGGGATGCCGAAACTGCCTCCAGGGTGGTGGCCGAACGACGCAGCCATTCCAGGCATTTTTTTGAGCGCCATGCCCGGGAATGGGATCGCCTGCGCGACAGTACTCTGGGTGGATTTGATGTGGCAGCCGAAATTTTGGCGCGCATGCCCGAGACTTCGGTGGCGGCGGATTTGGGCTGTGGCACCGGCGGGCTTGCCAAGGTCCTGCGCGAACGTGCCTCCCGGGTGATCGGAGTGGACAACTCGCAGGAGATGCTGGCCCGGGCCCGTGAGGTTCTGTCCGCCAGCGGTGAGAGTGCTGACAGCGTCAGTCTGCGCATCGGTGATCTGGAGCATCTGCCTCTGGCCGATGCCGAAGCCGGATTCGCAGTGATGTGTCTGGCTTTGCACCATTTACCTTCCCCGGAGCGCGGCATACAGGAGGCCCTCAGGGTTCTGACGCCGGGCTCAAGATTTGTGCTCGTTGATTTCGAGCAGCACACGGATGAATCCCTGCGCGAGAGTGCAGGAGACCATTGGCTGGGTTTTGCACCCGAACGCATTGAGGGATGGCTCTCAAGCGCCGGGTTCGCTATAGTTGAAAATACCCGCTTCCCTTTGCCGTCCGGTCTTACCCTGCGGCTTTACGAGGCGGAAAAACAGATCACGGAGGAATAACCAATGTCCAACGTCACTCCCCTGGAC is part of the Desulfovibrio ferrophilus genome and harbors:
- a CDS encoding tail fiber assembly protein; amino-acid sequence: MDIHSYHPETGEYLSTDTPPIDPLETEQAGQPVYLLPEGATETAPPETNEGFVPVWTDNGWEIMEDHRGETHYRTATGEALTIEDLGPLPQGLTDSAAQDYEVWDEVSRNWTLDVDAWALAVRSERNFRLGACDATTLPDYPHADDAARQAWLDYRQALRDLPMQQGFPWMPEEVNWPHNPFMA
- a CDS encoding phage tail protein, which translates into the protein MATKRLCPAADGDSALGKDTKRWGDIQTHALNGQNIALDGAAAHDLPGLVLLATEAQAQDPAIDTKAVTPMGLMAAISGKLDTTAKASTIQAEAGMDDETWMTPALTSAAIAALTETPPSIPAGTVVAMASSTRPDGWLECNGASLSTSTYADLYAVIGTTFGSGTGTFKLPDLRGEFLRGWDHNRGVDSGRTVGSTQAQAYKSHTHAASIPNAISEGSGRGLIYMTSSGATSITSGSSGGSETRPRNIALIYLIKY
- a CDS encoding PAS domain S-box protein, which gives rise to MSNTTKKTEKQLQQELDALRDQVSALQAQVHHLESQGNDEAYFEHLFKNAPLGYQSLNAEGRFLEVNQAWLDVMGYTRDEVVGQWFGSFMTPKSQQLARERFPCFKEAGEVHGVEFEMIRKNGRIITMSFEGRIGHNPDGTFRQTHCIMHDVTVEAQSRKDLQESERKYRLLAENTADIIWTTDNRNRYTYVSPSVTRILGFAPEEALGRPIIGTLTLPSAREVQKAFQLQKAAMEQGDLEFTTRMEIEHYHKNGSTVWFEVLAKPQLDENGNRIGWLGISRDIRDRKKAEDALKRSEERFRRLFEDAALGILVVDEDTAIIDSNKAASNILGYSHEELVTMRTESMIHPEDMKVISPQEVLRQSMIRDSLTLERRYQHKDGSYVPIQINVKLIPESNHRLVMFQDITESKQAKAELEEFRLLLTAMTDNMMDMLWAKDTKGIYLFANKAMREGLLHCDDIPPLGKTDVFFALRQREMGEQHTFGELCFDSDEVVLKANKPGRFVEDGLVQGKYLALDVQKSPLHDREGNLIGTVGTGRDITAKLEQEQALTKSRQELQLTLDATNDSIWSYDIRANVIHTSPKILDILGYSEGEIEPEACLEDTNLHPEDLEPRDRKLWNYIQGSIPEYVSEFRLRSKDGFWRWIYSRGSIVERDDNGAPLRIIGAHTDITELKRVQEDLQLAKETAENATKAKSEFLANMSHELRTPLNGIFGMLQLIQTTELDAEQTEYVNTGLATGRSLMAIINDVLDFSKMEAGLVDIAHDSFNLHASLDMVMNNFTVQARGKGLHMELHIGDDVPARLIGDEGRLRQILFNLVGNAVKFTESGRVDVYLQTLPYTRKDEGLRLLFSIEDTGIGIPEDQMLRIFEAFTQADGAYTRRFSGTGLGLGIVRKLISHMDGALSVESEVGQGTCMHFVLPFGRLQTPQKTEHPALIPEQMSRLRILLVEDEMVNQMAAQVFLSRHGHHVTCASNGRLALEQLDKTQYDCVLMDVQMPEMDGLTATRTIRQSNKPYKNIPIIAMTAHAMNKDKNVFLAAGMNGYIAKPVDLRELEAVLAALTAS
- a CDS encoding DUF2959 domain-containing protein, coding for MRPVVRVIPLLLCLLTLVACQKAYYGAMEKVGIHKRDILVDRVEDARDSQAEAKEEFANALERFQSVVKVDGGELQETYERLNSTYEDCDDKAQNVSTRIAKVQDVAEALFEEWQAELNQYSSAKLRQQSASQLTRTKREYKKLLSAMRKAEKSMHPVLSTLHDQVLFLKHNLNARAIASIKNELDTVERDVASLVKTMEVSINEANQFIEQMLGD
- a CDS encoding DUF721 domain-containing protein, whose product is MKRMKRFSSALTKLLQDKDGEGTHYHLTRLWKHWEEVVGDHIAEVARPLGHRKTTLLIGVEDHMLMQELVHYSPAILEQVNTFLGMNFFDKVHVDLIGDHVSLDALPENTRQAHPLEPQKPEQLGGLVGKLDPDSPMAKCYRAYVEYFARREQARKGRDTPPSNSDHS
- a CDS encoding ArsR/SmtB family transcription factor; this encodes MSEATILHFSKALADATRLRLARILMDHELSVGEIVAVLGLSQPRISRHLKIMAEAGLLVSRRDGQWVFYGAAESGEGRDYLDAVGPFLSRDDDLGRDAETASRVVAERRSHSRHFFERHAREWDRLRDSTLGGFDVAAEILARMPETSVAADLGCGTGGLAKVLRERASRVIGVDNSQEMLARAREVLSASGESADSVSLRIGDLEHLPLADAEAGFAVMCLALHHLPSPERGIQEALRVLTPGSRFVLVDFEQHTDESLRESAGDHWLGFAPERIEGWLSSAGFAIVENTRFPLPSGLTLRLYEAEKQITEE